From Paenibacillus sp. PvR098:
AGCGGCAGCCCGTTCATCTTCGCTCCGAGAAAAGCCGATAACGCAAATGCCGCGCCGATCGGTACGGCAATAATCAATAGAATGAAGACACTAACGATAACCAGGGTCATAAAGAACTCACCTCACTTCTTCTGTAGGACGCATATCGCGGATCATCAGAAGCAATTGGATCACCGCATGAAAAATGGCAAGGCCTGCACCAATCACTAGTGCACCAATTGGCAGCATGATCGGAATCCCTAGCTCGATGGTTTTCTCACCGGACTTGACGATATAGGTAAAGAACGGATACACAATCGTAATGAGCACAATACTGAAGGTCAGCATGAGAATCTCAGACAAAAAATGAACCACCTTCCGCAGCTTGGGCGCCCGCAGCAGATCCATCACTTCAATCGTGATATGGTCTTTCGTATAAACGGCCAAACCGAATCCGATAAAGGTCAGAACACAAATACTGAGCAAACCGATGTCTACCGTCCCCATTAAAGGCAAGCCAAGGGCTCGAAAACAAACCTGCAGAAAGATGGAAATCAGCATGACCACAAAAGCAATGATGACGATCGCTTTTTCGACCCGTGCAATTGTATTTTCGATACGCTCCAACACATTAACCACCACCGTATCATAAAATGTGTCCGCAGCTACATGGATTCGCTTACCCGGCTGCGCCCGATGTTTTTATTTCAACGCTGCAATTTCTTCTCTCAGCTTATTCATTCGGTTTGCACCGTAGACGTCGGCGAATTTATCCCATAAGGATTGGCCGAGGTCTTTGAAAGCTGCTATTTCCTCCGGCGACAAATCGATGACCTCAATGTTTTCGTCCTTCAACTTTTGCACGTAGGAATCGATCAGCTTGCGGTTCTCCGAAATTTGCCACTGCTGTGTTTCCGCTGCGGCTTCTTCCAATGCCTTTTGCTGTTCAGGCGTCAAGCTGTCCCACGTCTTCTGGCTGATGCTCATCGTCCCGGATGCATAAACGTGATTGAGACGGGTAATGTATTTGTTTGTCTCATGCAGCTTGTTGTCGTAAGTAATAATCAGGCCGTTGTCTTGTCCGTCGACGACGCCTTGCTGTAAGGAGGTATACAGTTCCGGCATCGGGATGGATACCGCTTGGGATTCAACCGCTTCAAAGAATCCTTTGATCGCGCGGGAGCCCGGCACCCTCAGCTTGAGCCCCTTCATATCCGCAGGTGTTTTGACAAGATGCTTCGAGTTCGTCAATCCGCGAAACTCCAGCTCGTAGAAGCCCAGAGCATGAATATTATGCTTTTTCAGCGTTTCTTTGATTGTCGTCGGAATGATGCCGCTGCCGTAGAAGAGCTTATCCGCCTGCTCGTTGTTCTCCGCAATGTAAGGCAAATAGCTGAAATCCAGCAATGGATCCATCCCTGCGAGCGATCCTTGATTCAAGAAGGCCATATCGAGTGTGCCACGGGAAAGATTCTGCCCAAGCGCTTCGTCACCTCCGATTTGGCTTGCCGGGAAAACGCTGATTTTCACCGCACCGCTTGTTTTCTGCTCGACCAGCTCGGCTAATTTTTTGGAGGCTTGATCCGTGACGCTGTTCGCGGCAAACACATGACCCAAACGCATATTGACCGTCTTGGTCTCTCCCGAAGGAGCAGCCGAACCACCGGAAGAAGATGAAGAGCAACCAGCTGCAATCAAAGAAACGGCGGTAGTCAAAGCAATGCATATCATGAACGGTTTAGATTTTCTGAACATATTTGCAACTCCCCTCAGTATTTGTAAACTTTGACGGCTTCCGCTGACTGAACTTGATGTGATTGTTTTCTTGCTGCAAACCTAAACTTGACGAATTGTACACCTCCTTCAATTTCCGAAACCGTTTTCTGAAATCGGTTTCGGAAACGACCAAAAAAATAATCCAGCAGAGAACCTTCTTGTAACCGTTTTCTGAAATCGATTTCGAGAATTATATTACCAATTTTATTTTTCTATTGTCAATATTATTCTTCGCTTTCAAAAAAAATTTCTGCACCCTTTTGACCCTTCATGTTTTAAATAAAGCTCGATGGACTTCATACAGATTGTTGCTCTTGCGATATTGCGTAGGCGACACTCCAATATGCTTCAGAAACACTTTTCCAAAATAGTTGGCGCATGAAAATCCCACCTGTTTCGCAATGCTCTCCAAATTATCCATTGATGAGACCAACAGCTTAGCAGAATGCTCAAGACGCACCTCCGTTAAATAACGGGTTGGGGTCACCCCCAATTTTTTCTCGAATTCTCTAGTCAAATGAAATTTCGATAAGCCTACGGCTTCCCCCATCTCCTTCAATCCGATAGGGTCCTGATAACGAGTGTCGATAAACTGTTTACATAACTCGATCTTGGAAGGCAGCGGTTTGGCCTTTTGATTCTGGTAAGTGTAACTCATCAGCTCCATAATGAACCGGTAGGCGTATTGGGAACATTGGTACATATCGTGAATTTGATCCTTGACGGCCAGCTCATAGGTATTCCATGCCATTTGAATTAATCCTGAACCTGCCGGGATGGCCATGACAGGGCTTGTCAAAGTAAGCAGTTGACGCCAAAAGGGCAGCGCCTCTTTCGAAAATTCAATATAGAGCACTTCCCATTCCGAAGAATCCGGCGGAAGGCGGTAACAATGGTCTCCGGGAATTTCAACAATGAAGGCTGTCTCCGGCTCTAGTCTATACGTTGTCCCCTTGATTTCGATTTCCCCATGTCCGCTGAGCGTGTACTGGAACAAGCAGTGCTCATCCCCGCGCTTTTTCCCGTCCCAAATATAGGAATGCACAGAAATTGACTGCCAGCCAATCCCTTTCAGCATGAGCATCGGCATCGGCCTGACAAACTGAAGACCAATGGATGTGCGAGGTAAATGATACAGCAATATATTACCCTCCTGTTGCTCTTTTTTACTCTTGTATTACGAGAAGCATCGGCCTATTCTTGAGTATAGTATATAGAAAAATGCTTCATAATAATAGTGATAGGTTCTGCTTCTTCAACCGCAATAATTTATTCGTTAGGTACTTACAGGAGGTCTATGATGTTCATTCATTTCGATGCCGAGCAAAAGGTATTTCATTTGCAAGGCAAAAATACAAGCTATGTTATTCAGGTGCTGCGTGACGGATACTTAACTCACTTGTATTGGGGAAAAAAGATTCAAAAATACCGGCAAAGCAATCCCCTTCTGTTTATCGACAGAGGCTTTTCGCCAAATCCTAACCCGGAAGACCGGACATTCTCACTCGATACGATCCCTCATGAGTATCCGGCCTATGGCAACGGGGATTTTAGAAAGCCGGTATACCAAATTCAGCTGGATAATGGATCCGCAGTGTCTGATCTTCGTTATCAGTCTCATCGCATTTATCAGGGAAAACCTGCGTTAGAGGGCTTGCCCGCCACCTATGCGGAGAATGAGAATGAGGCGCAAACGCTGGAAATCGTCATGGAAGACCAAGCCATAGGACTGACAGTAACCTTGGTCTACACGGTATTTAGGGATTTAAATGTCATTACTCGATCCGTACGCTACCACAATCAGGGTAATGCTTCCATCAAGCTGCTTCGGGCTTTAAGCGCAAGTGTGGATTTCCGCGATAACGAGTTCGAATTACTAACGTTGTATGGCGGCCATATCAACGAGCGAAATATCGCAAGGCGTCCGCTGGTGTCGGGTATGCAGGAGATCGACAGTCGCCGGGGGGCCAGCAGTGCGCAGCAGAATCCGTTTATGGCTCTGCTCCGCAAAGGAACGGATGAGGACCAAGGCGAAGTCTATGCGTTTAATCTGGTGTACAGCGGAAATTTTTTGGCTCAGGTCGAAGTCGACCAGTTTCAAACTACACGGGCAGCGATCGGAATCAATCCCTTTGATTTCTCTTGGCTGCTGGAGCCCGGGGAAGCTTTCCAGACACCGGAAGTCGTCATGGTTTATTCCTCTCAAGGCTTAGGCGAAATGTCCCGGACCTACCACCAGCTGTATCGCACCCGCTTATGCAGAGGCGCATTCCGTGATCGGGAACGCCCCATCTTAATCAATAACTGGGAAGCGACCTATTTTGATTTTGACGCTGACAAAATCGAGCAAATTGCCAAGGAAGGTCAACAGCTCGGTATCGAGCTGTTGGTACTCGACGACGGCTGGTTCGGAAAGCGGGATGACGACAACACCTCATTAGGAGATTGGGTGGTCGATAAACGAAAGCTTCCGAACGGAATCAACGATCTTGCAAGCCGCGTTCGAAGCTTGGGAATGGAGTTTGGTTTATGGTTTGAGCCCGAAATGATCTCCATCGACAGCGACTTGTATCGCAAGCATCCGGATTGGTGTTTGCATGTGCCGAATCGTCCTTATACTTTCGGAAGAAACCAGCTGATTCTAGACTTATCCCGTAAAGAGGTATGTGATTACATCATTGACGCGGTATCCACGGTTCTCAGCAGCGCACCGATCACTTACGTGAAGTGGGATATGAACCGTCATATGACGGAGATTGGATCTGCGGCGCTATCGCCGGCAAGACAGCGGGAAACGGCCCACCGCTACATGCTGGGACTGTACCGTATCCTGGAAGAGATTACGTCCGGTTTCCCTGACATTCTGTTCGAAAGCTGCTCCGGCGGCGGGGGACGCTTTGATCCTGGTATGCTCTACTACATGCCGCAAACCTGGACGAGTGATAATACGGATGCCGTCAGCCGCTTGAAAATCCAATATGGAACAAGCCTAATCTACCCTATCAGCTCCATGGGCTCCCATGTATCGACCGTTCCAAATCATCAGGTGCACCGGGTGACCTCGCTCGATATCCGCGGGCATGCGGCTATGTCGGGCAACTTCGGCTATGAACTGGATTTGACGAAATTGTCGGAAGAAGAAAAGCAAATCGTCAAACAGCAGGTGGCGCTCTACAAGGAAATTCGGCCTTTGATTCAATACGGTACGTTTTATCGGATATTAAGCCCGTTTGAAGGGAACGAAACGGCTTGGACTTTTATATCTGAGGATCAATCCGATGCCGTCGTCTGTTATTTTAGGGTGCTGTCCCAACCAGCCGAGCCTGTGCGCATTCTCAAATGTAGAGGGCTGAACCCGGACTTTGTTTACAGGCATGTCGATACGGGCGAGGTATACGGCGGAGATGAGCTTATGAATGTGGGGATTACGATCCCTCAATTAACCGGTGATTTTAAGAGCCTTCTCTGGAGATTTACGGTTAACGAAGTTTAGTGATCATATATCAAAAAAAGCCCGGTACCAATGCGGTACCGGGCTTTTTGTTACGGCGCTAAGCGAGTTAGCGGATATCCCATTTATGAAGCGACTCGATTCGGCAATGTCCATTGGAATAGGCCTTAATCCCAAGCGCTTCCGGCCCGGGATAAATGCGTCCCGTCATTACCTTTTCACCGTCTTGAATAAAGACTTCGACAGAGGATTTATCTACAAAAATCCGAAGCGCAAGCTTTCCGTCTATGAGCTCGACTTCAGCGCTTCTCTCCCCTTTGGGTCCAATCCCCGCACGGTCGCGGTTAAACCGGAAAAGCTTGTCGTCCGGACGGTAAGACAGCACCGTCTCCTCCTCGCCGTGAACGCGGAGCTTCAGTCCGAATTCTTCCGCTTCTGACGCTTCGAAAACAACCTGCAGCTCATAGCAGTCTCCGCCGGCCTCCATATCCCGCTCCCCTTCCAGGGCCACATCATGGATCTCATAGGCGCTGCAGCGGTAGTCAGCAATTTCCTCCACGGGACGGAATAGGAGGCGATCTCCGTCGAGCAGCACTTCTCTCGGCAGGCTCATCGCACCCGCCCAGTGATGGCCTTCCTGCGTCGGCATATGGGTCTCCCACATATCCATCCACCCGATCACGATTCTTCTGCCCTTGTCATCCATGGTCGATTGCGGGGCATAGAAGTCGAATCCGTGATCGACCTGCGCATAACGGGCGTAGTGAAAACGTCCCCGTTCCGTATCTAACTTGCCCAGCATATACATCGTGGAGTGCAGGTTACGATATTCTTGTCCTTGGGCTGGCATGCGCTGTGGAGATAGCATGAATACGTCCTGTTCGCCAAGCGTAAACAGATCCGGGCATTCCCAGTTGTCGCCAAAACGACCGTCGCTTCTCGCGATTTCATTGACGTACGTCCAATGAATCAAGTCGTCGGAACGATAGAGCAGCACCGTCCCGTTGCCCGCGCCGTCGTTCGATCCCAGCACGACATAATACCGGCCGTCCCGCTCGAACACCTTGGGATCGCGGAAATCCTTTTGGCTTGCCGCTGGAGGAATTTGATCATAGCCGATGACCGGATTGTCATCCCGTTTCTTAAAGACGACGCCGTCTTCAGATACGGCAATCCCCTGCGATTGCTTATAATCCCGGTCCTTATCCGGTCCCGTCATCACATGTCCGGTATACATCAAATACAGCTTGCCGTCTTTCTCGATGGCGCTCCCGGAGAAACAGCCGTCTTTGTCAAATTCGGTGTCCGGCGCCAACGCAACCGGCAGATACTCCCATTTAATGAGGTCACGGCTTACCGCATGCCCCCAGTGCATTGGTCCCCATACCGGTTGGTAGGGAAAGTGCTGGTAAAACAAGTGATACTGCCCTTTATATTGAACAAAACCGTTCGGATCGTTCATCCAGCCAAACTCACTCATGAGATGATAATGCAGCCGGTAATCCGAACGAAGGAGATGTTTATTGTCTGCAATAAAACGGTCGGCTTTATCTGTAGTGTAAAGAATAACGCATCCTACCCTTACTTTTTATTTGATGGAGCCCTGCATAACGCCTTGTATAATATACTTCTGGGCAAACATGTAAACCACAATGACCGGTAAAATCGTCAGAACCAGTCCCGCCATCAGCGGTCCGTAGTCGACGGAATACGTGCCGTAGAAATAAAAGGTCGAAAGCGGGAGTGTCCGCTCATCAGGCGCAATAAGAACAAGCGAAGGTAAGAGAAAGTCGTTCCAAATCCACAATACATTCAAAATAGCGATGGTAACCGTCGTCGGCATTAACACCGGGAGGACGATCCGGAAGAACGATTGGATTCGCGTACACCCGTCCATCATCGCCGCTTCTTCCAGCTCTGCCGGTATGCTTTTGACAAAACCATGATAAATAAACACCGCGAGCGAGCTTCCGAAGCCGATGTACATATAGATTAATGCCCATTTACTGTCCAGCATACCGATCGATCCATAAATTTTCACAAGCGGGATCATGATGGCCTGGAAAGGGATGATCATAGAAGCGACCATGATCATAAACGTATACTGATTCAATTGGTTATTGTTTCTTACAAAATAATGGGCCGTCATTGCTGCAAAAACCGAAATGAGCAGAACACTGCACACCGTAATGATAAAAGAATTCGAAAAAGCGGCCACATAGTTCATTTTTCCAAAGGCGTCTATATAATTATCAAAGCTTAATGTCTCCGGAAGCGATAACGGGCCTGAAGTGATCGCTCTGTTTTCCTTAAACGAGTTCATCAGCACGATGGCGAAAGGAAAAATAAATAATACCAGGCACGCCGACAGAACGGACACTTTGATCCAAGGGGAAGTCGATTTGCTGCCTACCATTACGCCTCCACCTCCATTTTCTTGCTGAAGTACACCTGCAGCAAGGTAATCGTCGCCACGAGCAGGAACAAGACGAGTGCTTCCGCTTGACCTACGCCGTAATCGCGGGACAGGAAGGCTTTGCCGTACACATGCATGGATACCATTTCGGTGCTTTTAAAGGGTCCGCCCTTCGTAAGGGAAAGGTTCACGTCGTAAACCATAAATCCCCGCTGCAGCGACAGAAACACACAGACGATAAAGGAGGGAACCATCAGCGGGAGCACCATTTTTCTCAGCTGCGTCCATCTGCTCGCTCCGTCGATGCTTGAAGCCTCCAGGATATCCTTCGGAACGTTCATCAAGCCTGCAATATAGATGACCATCATATAGCCTGCATACTGCCAGACCGTAACGAGAACCAAGGACCAGAACGCCTTGTCAGGGTCCGCCAGCCATGAGGCGCTGAGCCACGGAATACTCCCTTTCTGGCCGATATACACGAGCACGTTAGAAAAAATAAACTGCCAGATAAATCCGAGCACAATGCCTCCGACCAGGTTAGGAAGAAAAAATCCGGCCCGAAACAAGGTCTGACCTCTCAATTTGTTCATTAATGCATAAGCGAGCAAAAAGGCCACGGCATTAATCAGCACCACCGTGAAAAATACGTATTTCAACGTCAAATAAAAAGATTTCCAAAAGGCCTCGTCTTTAAATACAGCTACATAGTTCTGGAAGCCGACTAACGAGTGCGTTATTGCTATGCCGTCCCAATTCGTAAACGTCAAGTAAATCCCGTAAAAGAACGGAATCATCATGACGGTGATAAAAGCAAACAAAGTAGGTCCGGTAAACAACAGCCGAGTGCGCAGCCTATTCCAGAGCCCTTTTTCCGCAATCATATCTATCCCTCTCTAACTTCATGGTGTGTAAAGAAGAAAGCAATGGAGAAGACATCCTTTGTCTTTTCCATTGCCGCTCTCTGTCTGTTGGCTTTGGGTATCTGATTACAGATTACTTCACGGATTTCCAGTAGTCCTGAATTTCTTTGGCCAATGTGGCGCGGTCTCCTGCTTTAGCCAAATACTTTTGCATGGAGGAGCCTGTTTTCGCCCAATGATCGGCCGGCAGCAGACTCATGGATTCCGAGGTTTTTCCACTCGAGATGTACTCCTGAATGGATTTTGCCAGTGGATCCTTTGCTTCCAGCGTGATGTTCTTGAATGCCGGAATAATGTTGGCTTTGTTTACAAGGAAATCGTGCCCTTTCTCGCTGTAAACCATCCATTCCAGGAACTTCTTGGCAGCCGCTTGCTGCTCAGGTGTGCTTCTTTCTTTGTCAATCACAAGACGCTTGGATACAGCAGAGGAAATTTGGGTGTTTCCAAAGTCTTCTGCGTTGTTGCTGATCGGCACCGGCAGGAAGGCATATTGCCCATTCGCGGTATCGAATGCGCTAATTTGCGGCCAAGCCCAGTTCCCCATAAACCAAACTCCAACCTCTCCTTTACCGAGAAGCTCAGGACCTCTCTCGTAAGTGCCGGACAGCGGGGATGCCTTGTCAATGTTGTACTTCGTCATCACGTCCAACGTATCGATCAAGCCGTTAAATACTTTGTTGCCGGACAAATCAACCGTACCTGCTCTCAAACCATCCACAAACTTGTTTACCTCGGCGGAATCAGGAGACTGATTCGCATAGGCAAGCGGAAGATAATGCGCTCCGAGCGACCAGTCCATCGGGGAAATAATTAAAGGCGCTTTGCCCGATGCTTCAATTTGCTTAAACAGGTTTTCCAGATCGTTCGTCGTCTTTATACTCGAAGGATCAAAAGTACCGCCAACGGCTTGGTCAACTACTGCCTTATTATAAATGAAGCCGTATCCTTCGATAGCTAATGGGAAGGCATAGTTCTTGCCATCAAACGTCGTCAAATCCGTACTTTTGGCTACGGAATCAGCCATCCACTTTTCACCGTTCAGATCAAGAACGCGGTCCTTGAACTTTTCAACATCGGCGGTGTCCAGCATAGTGATTGTAGTCGGGTTACCGGCGGCATAGAGCGCGGAAGCCCTTTCAAACGGAGATTGACCTGCCGATACAGGTATAATCTCAAGCGTAATGTCCGGATTTTCTTCATGGAACGCTTTTGCCGCTTCCTCAAGCTGCGGCAAAATCTCGCCTTTCGAGTTGAGAAATGTAATTTTCACTCCGCTGGACGGATTTGATGATTCGGTCGATGAAGGTTCCGATGAACTACTGCAAGCGCTGACAATCATAACGACCAATAGCGATAGAATGAGTACTTGAAATGCCTTTGTTCTTTTCAACTCATATTCCCCCAGTTCAATGTGTTAGGCAAAAGATTTAATCGCTTTCAGATCGTATTATAAACCGCTCAAATTCGTATGTCAATCGTTTGACATGTCAATCCTTTAACATACGATTTTCGATTTCCAGTTAAACCAAAAAAAACCTGATGGCGCTTTAAAGCGGTCAGGTTTTTGCGTTGTCTTTGACATTAGGTCATTGTTACGTCGTTGCTCTTTCCACCAGTTCTACAGCCAGTACATTTTCTCTTACCAATGGCTCATCGTCCATTTGTTTGCGGATCAGCTCCACAGCCAAACGGCCGATCTCGCCGATGGGCTGTCTCACCGTAGTAATGGCAGGAGTCAACCAGGATGCCGCTTTCACGTCATCGTATCCGACGATACGAACATCACCAGGCACATGCTTCCCTGCTCTTTCGCATTCTTTAACGGCAAAAGCCGCGATAATATCACTGGATGCGAAGACGCCGTCAATGTCTGGATGCTCCTGGAACAAGGAATGAATAATACGTTCATATTGCCATTGATCAAACACGTTCATGTCTGTCTGGATCGTCAGGTGTTTTACCGCATGCTTGGAAACGATGTGTTTAAACGCCTCACTTCTCCGGTTCGCGAGAAGATCTAGCTCTAAATTGCCGCAGATATGTGCAATTTTTCTGCATCCTTTTCGAATTAACAGCTCGGTGGCCAGCTCCCCTCCTCTGTAATTATCGGAGGAAATATAAGGGATCTTCTCTCCAATCTGCCTATCTATGGTGACAAGGGGAGAATGCAGGTTCATGTATTCTTGCACTTCCAGTGTATGACTTCCCATAATAATGCCATCCACCCGGTTCCGCCGCAGCATCTCGATGTAGTCCTTTTCTTTCACCGGATCCAAATGCGAATTGCAAAGCAGCACCTTGAAGCCGTTCTGGTAAGCATGATATTCCACATGATTCGCGAGCTCCGAGAAGAAAGGGTGTGAGACGTCAGGAATAATCAACCCGATAAGGTTCGACTGCTTCCGCAGCAGCGAGCGTGCAATTTCATTCGGTTGATAACCCAATTCATCCATCGTTTGGTACACTTTGCTCCGGGTCGCCTCGCTGATATAACCACGGTTGTTCAACACGCGGGAAACCGTCGTTACGGATACTCCCGCCTTCTTCGCCACATCATGAATAGTCGCCATAACTACCTCTTATCACGGTTTAAGGATGATTGTATATCTCAAAACTATATCTTAATGATTGCAGTTGCAGAAGGCAAGCAGTAAAGATAGTCACATGTGGACAACTTGAGCTGTG
This genomic window contains:
- a CDS encoding TRAP transporter small permease is translated as MERIENTIARVEKAIVIIAFVVMLISIFLQVCFRALGLPLMGTVDIGLLSICVLTFIGFGLAVYTKDHITIEVMDLLRAPKLRKVVHFLSEILMLTFSIVLITIVYPFFTYIVKSGEKTIELGIPIMLPIGALVIGAGLAIFHAVIQLLLMIRDMRPTEEVR
- a CDS encoding TRAP transporter substrate-binding protein, whose amino-acid sequence is MFRKSKPFMICIALTTAVSLIAAGCSSSSSGGSAAPSGETKTVNMRLGHVFAANSVTDQASKKLAELVEQKTSGAVKISVFPASQIGGDEALGQNLSRGTLDMAFLNQGSLAGMDPLLDFSYLPYIAENNEQADKLFYGSGIIPTTIKETLKKHNIHALGFYELEFRGLTNSKHLVKTPADMKGLKLRVPGSRAIKGFFEAVESQAVSIPMPELYTSLQQGVVDGQDNGLIITYDNKLHETNKYITRLNHVYASGTMSISQKTWDSLTPEQQKALEEAAAETQQWQISENRKLIDSYVQKLKDENIEVIDLSPEEIAAFKDLGQSLWDKFADVYGANRMNKLREEIAALK
- a CDS encoding AraC family transcriptional regulator; translated protein: MLYHLPRTSIGLQFVRPMPMLMLKGIGWQSISVHSYIWDGKKRGDEHCLFQYTLSGHGEIEIKGTTYRLEPETAFIVEIPGDHCYRLPPDSSEWEVLYIEFSKEALPFWRQLLTLTSPVMAIPAGSGLIQMAWNTYELAVKDQIHDMYQCSQYAYRFIMELMSYTYQNQKAKPLPSKIELCKQFIDTRYQDPIGLKEMGEAVGLSKFHLTREFEKKLGVTPTRYLTEVRLEHSAKLLVSSMDNLESIAKQVGFSCANYFGKVFLKHIGVSPTQYRKSNNLYEVHRALFKT
- a CDS encoding alpha-galactosidase; the encoded protein is MFIHFDAEQKVFHLQGKNTSYVIQVLRDGYLTHLYWGKKIQKYRQSNPLLFIDRGFSPNPNPEDRTFSLDTIPHEYPAYGNGDFRKPVYQIQLDNGSAVSDLRYQSHRIYQGKPALEGLPATYAENENEAQTLEIVMEDQAIGLTVTLVYTVFRDLNVITRSVRYHNQGNASIKLLRALSASVDFRDNEFELLTLYGGHINERNIARRPLVSGMQEIDSRRGASSAQQNPFMALLRKGTDEDQGEVYAFNLVYSGNFLAQVEVDQFQTTRAAIGINPFDFSWLLEPGEAFQTPEVVMVYSSQGLGEMSRTYHQLYRTRLCRGAFRDRERPILINNWEATYFDFDADKIEQIAKEGQQLGIELLVLDDGWFGKRDDDNTSLGDWVVDKRKLPNGINDLASRVRSLGMEFGLWFEPEMISIDSDLYRKHPDWCLHVPNRPYTFGRNQLILDLSRKEVCDYIIDAVSTVLSSAPITYVKWDMNRHMTEIGSAALSPARQRETAHRYMLGLYRILEEITSGFPDILFESCSGGGGRFDPGMLYYMPQTWTSDNTDAVSRLKIQYGTSLIYPISSMGSHVSTVPNHQVHRVTSLDIRGHAAMSGNFGYELDLTKLSEEEKQIVKQQVALYKEIRPLIQYGTFYRILSPFEGNETAWTFISEDQSDAVVCYFRVLSQPAEPVRILKCRGLNPDFVYRHVDTGEVYGGDELMNVGITIPQLTGDFKSLLWRFTVNEV
- a CDS encoding glycoside hydrolase family 32 protein — protein: MLYTTDKADRFIADNKHLLRSDYRLHYHLMSEFGWMNDPNGFVQYKGQYHLFYQHFPYQPVWGPMHWGHAVSRDLIKWEYLPVALAPDTEFDKDGCFSGSAIEKDGKLYLMYTGHVMTGPDKDRDYKQSQGIAVSEDGVVFKKRDDNPVIGYDQIPPAASQKDFRDPKVFERDGRYYVVLGSNDGAGNGTVLLYRSDDLIHWTYVNEIARSDGRFGDNWECPDLFTLGEQDVFMLSPQRMPAQGQEYRNLHSTMYMLGKLDTERGRFHYARYAQVDHGFDFYAPQSTMDDKGRRIVIGWMDMWETHMPTQEGHHWAGAMSLPREVLLDGDRLLFRPVEEIADYRCSAYEIHDVALEGERDMEAGGDCYELQVVFEASEAEEFGLKLRVHGEEETVLSYRPDDKLFRFNRDRAGIGPKGERSAEVELIDGKLALRIFVDKSSVEVFIQDGEKVMTGRIYPGPEALGIKAYSNGHCRIESLHKWDIR
- a CDS encoding carbohydrate ABC transporter permease; this translates as MVGSKSTSPWIKVSVLSACLVLFIFPFAIVLMNSFKENRAITSGPLSLPETLSFDNYIDAFGKMNYVAAFSNSFIITVCSVLLISVFAAMTAHYFVRNNNQLNQYTFMIMVASMIIPFQAIMIPLVKIYGSIGMLDSKWALIYMYIGFGSSLAVFIYHGFVKSIPAELEEAAMMDGCTRIQSFFRIVLPVLMPTTVTIAILNVLWIWNDFLLPSLVLIAPDERTLPLSTFYFYGTYSVDYGPLMAGLVLTILPVIVVYMFAQKYIIQGVMQGSIK
- a CDS encoding sugar ABC transporter permease; the protein is MIAEKGLWNRLRTRLLFTGPTLFAFITVMMIPFFYGIYLTFTNWDGIAITHSLVGFQNYVAVFKDEAFWKSFYLTLKYVFFTVVLINAVAFLLAYALMNKLRGQTLFRAGFFLPNLVGGIVLGFIWQFIFSNVLVYIGQKGSIPWLSASWLADPDKAFWSLVLVTVWQYAGYMMVIYIAGLMNVPKDILEASSIDGASRWTQLRKMVLPLMVPSFIVCVFLSLQRGFMVYDVNLSLTKGGPFKSTEMVSMHVYGKAFLSRDYGVGQAEALVLFLLVATITLLQVYFSKKMEVEA
- a CDS encoding ABC transporter substrate-binding protein, encoding MKRTKAFQVLILSLLVVMIVSACSSSSEPSSTESSNPSSGVKITFLNSKGEILPQLEEAAKAFHEENPDITLEIIPVSAGQSPFERASALYAAGNPTTITMLDTADVEKFKDRVLDLNGEKWMADSVAKSTDLTTFDGKNYAFPLAIEGYGFIYNKAVVDQAVGGTFDPSSIKTTNDLENLFKQIEASGKAPLIISPMDWSLGAHYLPLAYANQSPDSAEVNKFVDGLRAGTVDLSGNKVFNGLIDTLDVMTKYNIDKASPLSGTYERGPELLGKGEVGVWFMGNWAWPQISAFDTANGQYAFLPVPISNNAEDFGNTQISSAVSKRLVIDKERSTPEQQAAAKKFLEWMVYSEKGHDFLVNKANIIPAFKNITLEAKDPLAKSIQEYISSGKTSESMSLLPADHWAKTGSSMQKYLAKAGDRATLAKEIQDYWKSVK
- a CDS encoding LacI family DNA-binding transcriptional regulator; this translates as MATIHDVAKKAGVSVTTVSRVLNNRGYISEATRSKVYQTMDELGYQPNEIARSLLRKQSNLIGLIIPDVSHPFFSELANHVEYHAYQNGFKVLLCNSHLDPVKEKDYIEMLRRNRVDGIIMGSHTLEVQEYMNLHSPLVTIDRQIGEKIPYISSDNYRGGELATELLIRKGCRKIAHICGNLELDLLANRRSEAFKHIVSKHAVKHLTIQTDMNVFDQWQYERIIHSLFQEHPDIDGVFASSDIIAAFAVKECERAGKHVPGDVRIVGYDDVKAASWLTPAITTVRQPIGEIGRLAVELIRKQMDDEPLVRENVLAVELVERATT